The Cryptomeria japonica chromosome 6, Sugi_1.0, whole genome shotgun sequence genomic interval AACCCAATTTGTGTCTACCCTACAAGCACTCCATTTCTTCACACaacatttgatgatattgttgtatCCCTAATACTTTGTTGCCTACCCATTCACTGTTCCAAGGATCAAAGTACAATAGCAAATGCAATTAGGAACCAAACCATTCACATGGTACTTATAATTGTTAACATAATGAATTTGGTACACTATCTAAACAACCACTAAAAATTTTGGGTATTATTTTTGTCCAAATCTAAAGAAAAAGTTGCTTTCGGGAGAGAAAAAATATACTGAATTGGAAGATCAAAACGCCACAGTTATAACAGTCGCTGCCAACATGCACTGTACACTAGATGAAACCAATAGAATCCATCTATAAACCACAAAACAAATGATGAATTCGCAAACAAAAACATTGAGGCCAAAGAAAACTAACATAATCCATTCCCACTTTTTAAAAAACAACATTTGTCACCACCCAACTCAAAGATAAAAAACAATTGTTTCGAAGATTTACCTCATCATAGTAATGTAGGGAACTTGTGTAGGGAAAGAAAAACCTGATTTCTCATATAGGATTGAGTATGTATTATGGTCATCCTCAGTAAACCAAGATGGTAAAGGAGTTGCAGAATTATAGAGGTCCATGATCTCTTTACCCTCCTCTGCCACTGCCAGTTCAATTCCTGAGAAAATGGTATATATATTCTTTACCATCGTTTCTGCATCAAAACGTCCAAATTCTGACAAGGCTCTTCCGTGCTCCTgtcataaaaccaaaaaaaaagccATCAGTAAACAAGCTAGTTAAAGGATGACAGCAAGTTGCAGAAATAGGGAAAGAGATACAGACCTTCTAATGTCTCATGTAAAATCCTTCTGAAAACAAATCCAACTGAACAGTTTCTTGGCTTGGTCTCAAATAAGGTACACCCAAATGTTATAATGCCTTTCATTCACTCAGGGTAAAGGATACGCAGATAATGTGCAATCAAAGCTCCAAAATCCTTGACCACAACAAATACCTCTAAAAATCAAGGAAGCAAACATTTTAGATTTGAGTTGAGGATTCTAGGTTATCAAGGGCTTATAAATTCGTTGAATAGAGTTTTGGGTACTCACTTTCTGAATGCCAAATGTATCAAGAAGGCCAGCCATGTTCTCCGCAAGATCTACAGAGTTGCCTTTCTCTATTTGGGAAGGTTGATTAGAGAGTCCATAACCCTTGAAAACAGGGGAAATTGCATGCAACCCTGCATCTACTAAAGCAATCATTTGATGATGCCATGAATACCAAATTTCAGGAAAGCCATGCGGTAACAACACAATTGAACCTGTAATCATTTTATGATGCCATGAATACTAAATTTCAGGAAAGCCATGCGGTAACAACACAGTTGGACTTATAACCAAATCAAATTATAAGAATAATAAGCTAAAATTACATTAAGTACGAGACATAGATGCTCCAATCTCTGCAACATGTAATTTCAGTTCCCCACCATCAACTTGCTTATGCTGTATTTTTTCCATTAATATGACCACTCGATTATGAAAAAAGAGAAAATGTTCAGAGTGGATGAAAGAACACCATTCGCCACATTTAAATGAGTATGTAACCTATTGAAGCAGAGTCAAGGCATCTGGACTGTGAACGAATGCCACTTGTTGTTGGAAACCGCTTATTCAATTAACACTGACAAGACAGTTTCTGGTCAGACTCAAAACTGTCTTTTTTCCCTCGTATCTACCACCACACATCAATTATCATGCATTCTCTCTTATTGAAATCTGTGCGAAGGAACTGACAGCTCCCTGTAAGAACTAACAGGCCAATCGAAATTAGAcacttaaaaaaatatattatcattAATTAAAATTTGAGCATGTTGTCCTTAACACATAAATAGAAAGAAATTTAGGAAAAGAAATACTGAAGTTTGATTGGCCATCTCAATGTAGATTATTCACTAGTTAAGAGCATAGCCCTCCGTTATAGTCCCTGCTGGCAGGAACTAATAAACTCAAACATGTTCAAACTAAGCAAATCTCAAACTATTTTATATGGTTGACTCACTTCCATATAATGTAAataaaattcaacaaaattaaagagCGACGAAAGTTGTGGTGGCACATTTTATAAGATTGTATATGCACCCACTATACATAGAAAATTGAAAATGACACGATAATAATGTGAACATGAAAGAACGGTGATGAAGTAGATTGGTAGCCACTAATAATTTCATAGTGAGAAAGATTtattttttccacatcaaaaatcgaTGATGAAAATGAATGGTCAAGATGATTTACATCATCTTGCAAACCTCTGCAAAATTTTAAATTGTCAATCACTTAAAACTAAGACAGTTTTATTCATAAGGGATGCCTTCCATgtaataattaaattatagaaacatcatggaattgagaattgaatgtaaaggaaacaaatagatatttttaaaataacaattttgATACATCTACAAAATCAGAATTTACATCCAAGTTTCTCAATTTTTCTATAATCATGTGTATAACAAGACTTAACTAAAAGTTAGAGTTTTGTTTAAGAAGCTgttaactattaaaaaaaaaacttgattAAATATTGTGATTGAATAAtataatcaataaatcatctagATTATATTGTCAACTTTTGCCTAcaagatatattataatatatataactatatgcaacatagaggaatcaatggtgttttatgcaattaaatttaaaacaaccTTCTTTCATCAAATATCATCACATGCAAATGAAATTGTAGTAGTCTTCATAAATGCAATTTTGAATGATAATAAAAGATCTAAAGATAGAAATTGTCTTCTCAATATTCCTATCACTTTTTAGAAGGTGAATCTAGCTCATTTTCATCATCTGTAttgtgttagttagatgagaggggggggataaatcagataacctcaataataattactctaatcagattcaacctcggtagcttttacttgatatgcaacttatgactgtaaatcattcaaactcataaacagataaacatgaaacattaaatcatatttgacaccagatttaacgtggaaaccctaatagggaaaaaccattgtgagatttcagacccacaagaaaatatattcttctagagtatgctcggttaaaagcaaatcttgttgaagattacatacacattgctagatgtgacccggttaagggatttccctcagatctgttagaatcttcactttgttagaagtgaccttgtcaaaggatttcaaacactcattcagaatgttaccttccaagaggatttacaaataagactgttaagtccactcggttaagagatttcctgccacttacaaacataaataacagtaataaaatatatctgcaacttcacatctaaaatgttaaagcagattctatgtgctcaatatgctcaagataatcttgtcataagacttatctttctccttgttgggcttctcaatctattcttcaatcaaatcttcaatcttctatactcggtaatcacctctgtagcatcactatGCTTCAGTTTGCCCACTTTCTTGTTCTTCAActactctttatttataagcaattcccaaccgcttaatctccttaatcacatttcccatgattaatcttagccatcagatcttcaaacttgactaggttcattgtatccttcgatctaaaaaatgttttatcttgccttgaaacttgtatccttccttggtacttgtgctcggttaggatCGTTCAATTTGTGtcgtagatcttactcttgaattttaattgtcgttgatccttaacaaacttcttgcacgacattcctatcttcaataaacctccagctcatttgcatccttcattaaataatgtatacactttatttaatgcattctgttactgctcggttaatactcagttaatactaaactttgctcagtagacattctcttcttgatgactttttcattcattaaccgacatcgataaccttgaagtttaccgactagctccttgctcggtaaaatagaatagtatcaaacctttactcattctattacatgaaatcttttccccttctagtttagtctttgaatacatatatataggatatcaaaacaatcaaaacatcctAATCTCATCACTGTCGAacttgataatagttgcccattgataacttattactccccttcattttcacattctttctgtgtcacttactgacatctttatactcatcaaaatatactttttaagatatggcaacatcatactgagtcaaaaaatcaattgcttgacatcaatgacaaaataataatattaagacagtaattgtcctttatcaattatatcattcatctccaacaaccttctcaatatcatcaaccatcaaacttattgtaatgccaacaatctccccctttggcattgatggcaataccaacttgatttattccaattccTTTAATCTTCTCCTATTATCTGTGAGCGTAAAAAACATTCATCTCCCTATTGTAACATTTTCCTATTtgataatcttctccccctttgacaacaatgcctaaagtaagactgatccataattactccccctttgaagtaatttccttgcagttcaaacatatacaaatgtatctcggtCAAAGCGACTTGCCTTCATTCACTATATCCTCcacaactttagacatccttctaaagtgtgtaaattagcatcaacttacaaatagtattctttggagtcatagaattgatgttgtcaccgaactctgtcagtgagtgctagataggggtgttgggtctcaaatcaacagattggatgggttctaaggcaatgccaactcctatgatcaaaccctccaattgacttggccaacttatagagtgaacctattagttactaactctctctctttaggctctgcaggacctaggcgggtatacctattcactgaatgtctccaataaacagtgctttttatagcagatatgttatcctattctgatatctcctgatcttgaaatggcatgaattccttgaatggagatattgcagacgagttcaaggttgttatttcgctttgtgtttcttaattactcctgtagctatcaaaataactaattgtgaaaataaacgatgagtatgacttgagatttaagccagtgccttctttattgcatgggttacagagtcattacaattttcttcagggcttatagtgcgaatctgtgagacagttttttaactcatcccttatgaacctgtcagttattatttctttcaaaaccaaatgaatgcttacattatgtgctgattgagtgaatttaaccctacccttaagggaccagtcaattaagctttgcagggaacaattacaatccgcaagcaaaacttttgttacaacattataacataaagcatagatttgatcttaagaatatgaataaccctatctttatcagataatatcacagacgattgccaaaagaaaatgaaataatccacaacgcatatgcagggaaacaattgatcaagatttgtattccattgaagttcatacacgaagacttacaggctgttgttcTTTCGCTCATAATCCTAATCTAAAATCCTTTTTTTCTTACATTacaaaaacattctcatatatatatgaggacgcaagcttttcatgaagagacacgtcttttcaaaatattagtcatcaactcgagtgtttctaaacttaagcaaaaagagattcaaaagtcccaaatgatgaatgtaatcatcatctttgaatgttttgattcgaagtgtttgcttttttaattcatcccctagcgtcaggtacttgaatatcatctggttgacggtaggggccatatccttactccgatcaatttctgacaaggcccaatccttgacgctgacaagctcctttcgcaaatcctccaaggttattacctctccttccttgtagacagaaggcattccaacgggtctttcatcatctaattcttttagatctcttctcagcatatcttcgaatttgacatgactatccatatacgcgttaccctcagccttttcttctggcgtcatggaatcgccattgcttagcaccccctgcaatcgtgctcttaaccgctcatgctctgttagcgccttcatggttccattgtaaactatccaatatggttcgacctgtaagagcatggtgttaaaccgatgtcctatgatgtcattgaccaatttgtccattttttgctggatattgtctacgcgtttattggccttctccgcctgatatttccagtacagggcatcagagacgtcatccaagctgcgtcctgcagggtatgaggtgtattcgctgataggagtccccgtttctaattgcaatacctttgcttgcagcttctggttttcctccttggacttttcatataatcccttgtatgtaatgttttctctgaccagaaactctgtctggtccaagttcaatcttgcaacatccagattgagcttcgcagtgaccctagggtcggtctttccaacctgatgaaccatgaggtgcccaaaggtttcttctatatccacaatgattggcctcttcccttttggatatagtgcccactgtaggagagccttcttgtctggatcatatccagagcctaggaacagtttatctacctcctggggcaatacctgctgattcaaatcttgcttcttcaaaaaaccatcaaataagagtgctgaattgatatcccaaccagagaagatgatcacaccggcctcttttaatagtttcctccccttttcaggagtcatatctttcatgaggacatcaatttcatcctgtaatctcttcatctgttcttcctctggttttccagccatgcttcgtttgacatgagcccctttgtattgatatagaaatgagagaaattccctagaggaggcgaatccatcatcagcaataaagtcctcatgctcagtcatccttatgtcaacaacatctttgatgttgatttctcctgtgtccatgttcatttctgtttcgaaacctggaggataatcctctcgaggagaatcaggtgggatactactggcggttgattttggtgacatgtgagctaggggctgactgtctctttcagtattaatgaagcgaaggaattgtgaaggaactctgtgcataatttcagcttcatgttgaagcagtcttttagctacctccagaggatcttggagatctccaattaggtctccatctatcattccccttgcccttttccatttgtaggcctcccagactaactcactctttcctttcaaaactttggcctcctctcgctcaaggttcttaattaggtcgtctggcattttggccatatgtatcccagctttgagtttctgtgaggctctggcagcttttatatatccttcgggatcaaaactctccctaggctcacccagagtcatgccatagtaatttaatttattctgtaataaatgataactctttgaacttttgacaatgaaatcagagaaaactaatagacctggaacaatagattgtttaccaaagtcagttaaatgtttagcactggcaatagacaattgccttataatctccaagctagccactctgtctggcaccgtaattgggagcatgtgtggttgcccttcatatccaaatacccttatctccgtgtgattatcatggcaataccaatcaccccaattgtgttcaatctgtgattctggagaaaaatcctttggcctgaggaacctcttaatttcaggggacaaagtataatccctgcgttgtccaaaagctgcactgagaggtttcacaaagtattcttgaaaatgccaatattggttg includes:
- the LOC131051226 gene encoding uncharacterized protein LOC131051226 isoform X1 yields the protein MITGSIVLLPHGFPEIWYSWHHQMIALVDAGLHAISPVFKGYGLSNQPSQIEKGNSVDLAENMAGLLDTFGIQKEHGRALSEFGRFDAETMVKNIYTIFSGIELAVAEEGKEIMDLYNSATPLPSWFTEDDHNTYSILYEKSGFSFPTQVPYITMMRYIALLVVSFVCYIATFAFSGLLFYWFNPSGNDCSLNIFFICICTHCIES
- the LOC131051226 gene encoding uncharacterized protein LOC131051226 isoform X2, whose protein sequence is MITGSIVLLPHGFPEIWYSWHHQMIALVDAGLHAISPVFKGYGLSNQPSQIEKGNSVDLAENMAGLLDTFGIQKEHGRALSEFGRFDAETMVKNIYTIFSGIELAVAEEGKEIMDLYNSATPLPSWFTEDDHNTYSILYEKSGT